The DNA region TCAGCTTCGTGAAGGAGCGCAAGAGATGATAGCAGCTACAGCTGCTGTTGCAAAAGTTGCTGCTGCAGCAGCTGCATCATCTCCCTACTCTTCATCTTTGCCTTCTGTGGCTATTACTCCAGTGGCACAGACTCACCGCTCAAGGAAGATGTCAACTTCAAATGTAAATGATAATCACTTGCAGTCTGTTAAGCAGAATCAGCAATTAAATGGGTTAAGCTTTGGCATTCCTGGAGGTTTCTCAAATGTAAAGATTTTGAGTAAATCTAAGGATTCTTGGGAACCGAATGGCCCTGACACTAGGCCAAGCCAGTCATCTGTACTTATGAATGGTGGAAATGGAGCACTTATGGATAGATCAAGCATGAGCAGTACCCAAAGCTCAGGCTTGCCTAATGGCCGGCTGAGCTCAAATGCTGTTGGGAAACATGGCAGGTGTACCTCTTTAACCCATTGAACACACTGCAGCTTTTTTATTGTGATGAATTAAGTAGTTATGGCTATTGCTTTATTATCGTGTAACTTATTAGACGTGTTACTTTGACAGGATGACCAATGCTGCTGCATTTACTTCCAGAAGATAGTAAGTATAATTACTCGAATAGTTAAAGTATTACTGTTTCGTGATATAATCTTTTGGAATATGTATGTTTCATTTGTTTGATCTTGTCTACCGGTGGTTGAGTTTTCTGAGCTGTCAATTATTGGGTGGATCCGTATTAGTCTGCTCCTGGTTTCTTTAACCTAAAGGGTTTTTTGAGTTCAGATATAAGATAGTGTAGTGTGAGTCATTATGTACATATTATTGATCAATTATCTGATGCTACCGGCATGTGTGAGGGCCACATCTTACAATCTTATGCTAGTGGCTTTAAAGATATGTACCATTGCGTTTTCGGTATAAACTACTATTCTTAAGCATTGGTTTTGTTAAATATATTTTTGCTTAACCGTTTCCATTGAAGGCTCAGCAATCCATTTCTTAAAGGTGGCTTTGCTCATAAATAGGTTTCATTGGTAGTTAAGTTCAAAGTTCAAACCCCCGTACCGAAAATGTCCTAACCGATCAAACGTGATTATGATAGTGCTTGCGGTGATGatgcaaatttgaattttacTCTTCCCTATAGCAATGCAGCTTAAACATATTTGGTGTTGGCAGGAGAGAGCAGGGAATCGCGCCACCTTATGACCGGAATTTGTGGACCAGAGCGTGGACGGAAGATTATTTTGGGACGGCAACAGGATATGCGGGAGATTACATATTCATCATAGGTTGAATCAGACCATCAACCTTTGCAGCTCACTTCATGGAATTTTCTGACTGGAAATGTTTGCccttttttcggttttttgttttttcggtTCTTCAAAAGCTTTAGGTTGTGACTGTTTTATGATACACTGAAAAGATCGAAGACTGCAAACTCAGAATGTCTCTGCAGTGCAGTGATGATGATATTCATGCACAAAATTGCTTCTGTGCGCAGATGGATGAAAAATCTGCCCGTTTTGTTGTTGGATGAAATGATGGATTCTTTAAGCATTTTTATTAAACATTAATTTATTTCTCTCTTCTTATTTTTACTTTATTGGGCTGAGATAAACCCAACTGAGTTTCTTGTGTTGGAAGGCCAACCCACTTTGTTTCGTTTGTGCTTTTTGCTATACTGCAGTTTGTCTGCCCTTTGCACTtaagtttgaattttctttttggtgGATTAGAGTAAattataatttctttttagGATAAAAATAGTAATGTCATATTTTTTGGAACAAGTTAGTTGAAAATATCGAATGGGCCAAAGTTTTTGGATGTTATGGTATTTACACTTGGGGTGGGGGGACAAATTGATTTCGAATTTACTATTTACGAGATTTGAACTTAAGACTTCTTACTTACAAAGTGAGGATAAATACAGTTAGACTTTAGTACTAAGTAGCCAAATGGGGCAACATTACCTTAAAACAATAAGGGCATGTCTGGTAACGTTTTGTAAAACAATTTTGAGGAATTGTTTTGTAAACAACAAATAGAATTTTGCATTTTTATGATTTGAGAATGGTCTGTACTTTAATTTTATCTACAAAACGAAAAACTGTTTTGAAAAACGTTAATGAACAAACCCTAATGTTTTATACACTCAAGTTCAAATTCTCTGTTTTGTGTTCAAATATGCCCAAACTAAATTTCAAACAATACattaaaaatttggaaaatcATGGTACTTCAAAACGGGTCGTTTTACGCTATaagaccatctctaaccgaaagAGGGACAAAGGGCTCTCTTTAGCCCTATAGCTttgcaagaaattatattttaatgaacaatgttaGGCCACAttttataccatctccaaccgagggggccAAAGGGCTATAGGCTAAACATAACCCTTTGACCAAAAAACCATCTTCAACCAAGGGGGCTAAAGGGCCATAGACCAaacataaattattattttaattaaattaatatggttaattaaattaaactaccatattaaaataaggttttcggacattttgagtgccacttgtctcaataatttttaaataggaTTTCGAGTGACACGTGTCACTAACGTGAGCAACtctccaaatttcaaacgtGAGCAACTCTCCAAATTTCAtatctttatgtaatctcaATCATTTTTCGGATAAAATTTCAAGTCATACGTGTCGCTAAAGTGAGTTACTTATctagatttcttatctttatgtaatcttaataattttcggataggatttcgaGTGACACATGTCGAGATGTAATTGGTTGTGCAAATTTTAGATACGATTCTTATCTACATGACACTTCTTATCTTCAACTTTCAATGTTGAAGGAATGGtgtgggtatttatagggaaaaaaaattagaatttttctttttatattagtccaaaaaaaaaaaaaaatcaaattcctATTGTAACTTGACGGCAGTATGACGTTATCTTCAGCTTTCAATGTTGTAGGAATGATGTACgtatttatagggaaaaaaaatagaatgtttctttttatgttactccaaaaaaaaaaatcaataacctGACGGTAGCATAATGTTAGCTAACCATTGCTAGCTGGCGTCATGTTGACTCTAGGTAGCCATTGGCATTCAAATGGGCTGAGCTTGAGGGCTGGCAAAATGTCAAGTTTGACATTTTGACGCTAAAGGGGTgataaaatgttaagtttgacATTTTGGTGCTAGAGGGCTAGCTGGAAATATCCAACCCGCTGGCCTGATTTGGGGGTTGGGGTCCGGTGGGACCCACAAACCATTTGGCCTATCTCTttgttggagacggtttttgtgttattttaagttatttttagCTTTATAATCTTTTGGTCGGGTCGGTTGGTGATGGTCTAAAGTGGGTAGTTTGGAACGGCGTCGCTTTAGTCGAGGGCTACATATTGTCGATCGGAAATCAATTTTTAAAAGCGAAAGAAGGAAAgggggaggagaagaagaaagatgggTTACGTTCTGAGAGTGAGAATGGCGTCGTTTTTCGGCGGAGCTGCGGTGGCGTCGTTTCTGGGTCTCTACATCCTCCACAACGATTACAAGGTCGCCCACCACTCCATTTCTCAACAGGTccgttttcctttttcctttctgcAATTCTTAGGGTTctatcttttcttcttcttcttattctgttttctttgggttttttttttcaatttgttgattTGGGAACCTTCCAATCTTCGCGTGATGACGGAATATTGAATCTTAAGTTGATTGGGGAAATGGGGTTGGACACGATTTGTTGTTTTCTATGATATTTAGGGAAAATCCTCCTCCTTTTGAGCTGAAAAAATGAATATTAAAAGTTAAACGAACTTGCAGAAGTGATTTATGAGCATTTTGGTTAATTATTATTTGAATTAATGCATAATTGTTCTGGTCAATGTCATGAATTGCTGCTGAGTAAGTCAATTTAGGTTGTTTAGGAGTAGTGAGGGGTTTGAATTCTGTCGGGCGTTGGCGACATTTGTGTGGCGGTTTCGATGATGTTTTGAGTAGTTAAAGTTTTGTTCTTCGACAGTGGAAAATTGGAAACATAATGTTGGTAAGATGACGATGAAGATCAATCATGTTACACAGATAGTTGTCACTATTGGTCGTGGATGAATCAAAACCAGCAATGCTTTATTCCTTTTCCCAATTCTTTTAGGGTAATTTAATTCGAACTCGAAtgttttccttctttgttttgtgtttaggATCCTTGTTTTCTACCAGTTAGTTGTGAGCTTTGATGGGTTCTCTTTAGAGAAATCAATTATACATTGATTGTCTACTTGTATtcatttatattgattttatAGGGTACCCTACTCGTTCTGTTCAACCGATTAGGGCTATGTGTATATTCTTATAGGCTATGCGAACGCATCTCTAAATTGAATTGTGTATGATTTAACCCTTCTGGTGTGAAATAAGGATTTCTTTTACTATtaagaacaagaaaagaaaCCTTGATTCGAACAGTTCGTTATGTTGACAATGTAAAAGAAATTTTGCTCATAACATGATGCTGCTGGAATTGTCGGCAAAGCATGACATTCAGTGCTTTAAAACTGTTTACACATGCGTGCACCCACACACTCACACTTGTAAACGTATAAGTTCCTACCCACTTCGCCAACGCATATTTTGAGAAACCTACCTCCTAAGAAGCATTTCTGATGCAGTGCTAATCATGTCAGTCGTAGAAGAAATTCTCATGGAACCctggaaaatctggcttttgccCGAGATATgctattttgttttttcatataCATGATTGTGCGACGTATGATCTTCTGTTTTTAAGATTTGGATCGCCACTATTACCGGCCTTTTAGTTTCGTGCAGTTTTACAACCATCTTGTGTATAATAATTTCTAGGCATTTAAATAGCAAGAAAAGGATAGTTGAGATGTGAATTTTTTTCCCTTGTTTCTCCAGGTGAAAGGCCTACATGAATCATTGGACAGAAGAATTTCAGCTCTCGAAAGTTTAAAGCCAACAGAAGCTCCACAACCTGCAGAAGCATCCGAGTAGATGCCTTGAGAATGCTACCTGCAACTCTCTTGTGACTCCAAAgatcttttttgtttcttcgaATTATGCGGGTGGTTTCTATGTTGTTTCTCCACCCTTACAAAGAATAATAATGACATAACTGACTTCTACGGTTACTACAAGACTCgagtattttgtatttttatcagATGAAAACTGTCAGTAGCTCCGAGAGATGCTTTGCATCGACGAGAGGTTATTTTACTTTcggatataaatttgtttcatcGAGAATTTTGTGTTTGCCGTGTTTCGTGGTGAAAATTTCCCTGCGAATGGAGTCGATTGCAGAAAATATGATGTTACAGGCAACTCTACCGAAGTTTCTCTCAGGGCCCGTCCATACGTGTTTGTGGATCTATGCATCTACATTGACTGGTTTATGTGAGATTCTTCTACCTTGACTTGTTAGGTAGAATGATTCCAAATTCGTGTCATTTTGCAAGATTTTAAAGAGAGTTGAAATTACTCGAGAGTAATTTGCGTATGAACACTGATCGGTTTATCTCATGTAAGGAGTCATTTCTCCGTTACTGCAAGTGGCCGTCTAACCACACAAAATATCTGATATAACTGCAAAATGTATAGTTTCAAGTTACGATTTGGCTGCGAGGAGGAGTCGAGCGTTTTCACGTGTGCATTGCCGTTGCTTGATTCGTTTGTTTCGGATGAAGGGATCATCTTTTTGGTTCAGCTCTTGAAAAAGTTCGCACCCGTAATGCAGATGATGTGATCACCATCTCACCATCTCCGGGTTGTCGGAGAAATATCTTGAGTTGTATGGTACAACACACTGCTGATGCATTGTTCAGTTGTTCATGTAATTTGTAGCAGAAAGACAATAAAAAACGAAGTCATCAACTTTATTCAACACCCAGCTGCATCGGTTTAGAGAGCATCAGTTGCCTATGCGCGCAATGCGAGAGATAGTGAGTCGTTGATGCTTTGTGGGAGCAAAATGCATCAACGGCTTATAGTCTCACAATTCTCGGATATCAAACGAGATTTATATATTGAATAAAAGCATCTAGTGAAAGCTTAATAGTTAAGTTAATTGCTCCTCTAATCCCATATTGTGCATTTGAAGTTGAGTTAGCAGATTAACCACCAGTACCCAATCATGTGTCAAATTTGCCGGTTACACTCTTCTGCTTGATTACCTCAACCAGTACCTTCTGTGCTCGCTGCTGGAAGTTGGAGAGGTTTCACCATCTGTGTAACAAGAAGACACGCTAGGCCTCTGCGGCATTCGAACTGCAAGGCCTCCCTTGATGCCGTTGTTATATCTAGGGCTCTCCAAGTTATAATCCGAACCACCATTAACATTAGCATTAGCACAGCTATCACCACATGGATGAGGAGCTGGAAAAAACAAGCGTTTCCTTGCGGATCCTGGCTTTTCCATCTCGCTTGCTGAATGCCTTTGCCTTGGTGTGCTTTGAGACCGAATCCGAGCCTTGGCTGATGCTGTAGTAGCCATGTAGTTTGGCACCCCCATCAATCCATGGTTGTAATTAGTTGAGCCTAAGTTCTGGTTGGGAGTATGAGGAGGTGGCATTGGGTGGTTAATCCTCTGATCTCCCCGAAGGCAACGAGGACTAGCCGAGTGCACTTGTAGATTTCTTGCCATGGAAGTAAATGGCGTGACGGGTGATTGAGGAGAGGCAACTGGATATGACTGAGGAGGAGCTCTTTGCTGTTGATAATTGTACTGAAGATGGTGGCTCTGATAATTATATTGATCTGATCTTTTGATTCTGGAATTGGAATTCGGAGTACTCGAATAAGAGTAAGGTCGAGAAGTGTCGATTTCAACTGTTTTGATAGGATCTCTCTGATCAAACGAAGCTCTGCCTGGATTGATCTCACGTTGCCTTCTTCTTGTCCAACCATCAAGCAAATTAAATTTCTCCTCTAACTCCTCATGCTCACTAGCATCTTCGTCGCTGCTACCACTactcaatttcttaatttttatgaAACCATACACACAATTTAGTACAAATTATGAgttgtaaaaattaaaaaggcagAAAATTGTGGTGAGATCGAAGACCTGGCTAGAGAAGGCATAAGCAAGGCTAGTACTCCTTTCACTCTTCAAGGCAGCTTGCTTGGTTTTCTGTAACATGGCTTCAATCTGCTCCAATGTTTTCGGTTTCAAGTTGTCCCAATGGATCAGATCATCCAAGGCGCTGCTCTCTTCGTCTTTCGACTGCATTAGATACAGTACAATTAGATCATTTGGAACAAATCTGTAGTATCACTAGTTGTATACAATCTAATTTTTCGACTGCATTGCCCGCCTAAAATGATAATTAGTATCTTACTATGGACTTCCTTCTATCTGAGAAATGTGCTCCACATAAGCCATTGGGATCACTGAAAATGGAATCTGCGCTGCCTTCATGCGAAAGCCTCTTCGTTCGTTGGTCAAGAACCCGAGCTTGCACTCGAACCAGAGCCTGCATGCATTGCAGAGTCATCTTTGCCCTCTTTCTAACATTGTGGCCTCTCACCAGTGCTTGAAGCTTCACCAGCCCCTTCAGGGCCCGAAGAGCTCTTCGAGCcttcaaaaccaaaatcaaattaGTTAATACTCACTTGCACCAGCTAGCTACCAAGTTATTTGTGACAATGCGACATTttaaactactctaatttacGGAGGgaaaacttaattaattattgactaattatgatTAAGTACCAGACATCCTCTGAAAGCAGTCTGAATAACAATGGCAGCATAGTCTCTAACGAAAATGGAAGGCCTGCAGTTAGACTTAGTAAGACGAACAGCTTTGACCGCCATTTGCACTGTGGCAGCTGCTGTCGGGGCCACCGCCATTCTAGGAGCATCACGGGCCTCATCATGAGCTGCCATAGTTGCATTTTGAGTGGCTGCTCCGCCATCAGCAGCAGATCTTGGACAGTTTCTATGTTGTACTTGTATAAACGTTTCTTGGATCGTAGGCTTCCTAAAAATCCATCTCCGTTTTCCTCTCTTCtgcaaaaacaaaacccaatacCCAAtacccaaaaacccaaaaaccacTCAAGTCACAGATCTCAAAGTGGAAAGAAAATGGGAACTCCAACTAAGCACCTTTTCTGGTTCTGCatacttaaaaattaaacacaaaaacatTTTTCGCAGTAGTGTTTTTCGCATTCCCGTTTTTCCTTTTCCGCTACTTCTCTTTTCATCCCTCATTGTCCTTCTATTTATGCAGAGAGAAAACAAGAGTGCGAAAACCATCACTTTTCAGACTCTCAGAGTGCATATAATGATATAAACCCtaccttttcttcttcctcttgttCCTGCAGTTCTTCTCTCCTCCTAGTGTTGCTTCTGTCACTCTTGGTAGGAGACCTGAAAACCCTTTTGACCGCGGTCAACCAGGAGCTCCCTCCAGTCTTCCCCATGAAAATGCTGACCGGTAAAAACTCAGAAACAGCAATAATGGtaaaaccaggtgatgaaacaATGAAGCATGGGAATTTCTTTATAGGAGCTTCCTGTTTGAGAAGTTGGtatgtttgaaataaatgctTTACCTTCAGAAGCAGAGATGTAATTAATGAGTGGGGAAGAGAGAACAAAGTATGTGCTCTGCGAGTGGGGTTATGCTTCTGCTAGTTCATGCATTTAGCAGAGGAGCAGCAGCTGCAGTGCAGGCCTTgtctgtatgtatgtatgtatgtatgtatatgtatatacatgtAAGTGTAACGTTAATATTTTGTTGCAGTATATAATGACAAAGGGAACGGTGTTTTCTTGTGGCATGGAGGAATTTGATGGGGCACTGTGTCAGAGAGAGAGTTT from Malus domestica chromosome 01, GDT2T_hap1 includes:
- the LOC103406599 gene encoding uncharacterized protein, whose amino-acid sequence is MGYVLRVRMASFFGGAAVASFLGLYILHNDYKVAHHSISQQVKGLHESLDRRISALESLKPTEAPQPAEASE
- the LOC103406600 gene encoding protein IQ-DOMAIN 17-like translates to MGKTGGSSWLTAVKRVFRSPTKSDRSNTRRREELQEQEEEEKKRGKRRWIFRKPTIQETFIQVQHRNCPRSAADGGAATQNATMAAHDEARDAPRMAVAPTAAATVQMAVKAVRLTKSNCRPSIFVRDYAAIVIQTAFRGCLARRALRALKGLVKLQALVRGHNVRKRAKMTLQCMQALVRVQARVLDQRTKRLSHEGSADSIFSDPNGLCGAHFSDRRKSISKDEESSALDDLIHWDNLKPKTLEQIEAMLQKTKQAALKSERSTSLAYAFSSQKLSSGSSDEDASEHEELEEKFNLLDGWTRRRQREINPGRASFDQRDPIKTVEIDTSRPYSYSSTPNSNSRIKRSDQYNYQSHHLQYNYQQQRAPPQSYPVASPQSPVTPFTSMARNLQVHSASPRCLRGDQRINHPMPPPHTPNQNLGSTNYNHGLMGVPNYMATTASAKARIRSQSTPRQRHSASEMEKPGSARKRLFFPAPHPCGDSCANANVNGGSDYNLESPRYNNGIKGGLAVRMPQRPSVSSCYTDGETSPTSSSEHRRYWLR